The Rhododendron vialii isolate Sample 1 chromosome 6a, ASM3025357v1 genome includes a window with the following:
- the LOC131329819 gene encoding probable calcium-binding protein CML29, with protein MAQLGSLSQETETLSHVLRLVQAFRAFDSDNDGSITAAELGGIMGSLGYNSSEQEVKAMMQRGDTNRDGRLSIEEFLDMNTNELGLGSLGAFLGSAFEALTVDFESGEAVTGEDLHGVMREIGVDQLSVEDCQAIVASMDADGDGAVSLEEFRLMLNSFL; from the coding sequence ATGGCTCAACTTGGGTCTCTCTCTCAGGAAACGGAGACGTTGAGCCATGTCCTGAGGCTGGTTCAGGCCTTCAGGGCGTTTGACTCCGACAACGATGGTTCCATCACTGCCGCAGAGCTCGGGGGAATTATGGGCTCTCTCGggtacaactcaagcgagcaagaagtgaaggcaATGATGCAGCGAGGAGACACGAACCGTGACGGGCGGCTGAGCATAGAGGAGTTCTTGGACATGAACACAAACGAGCTGGGACTGGGAAGCCTTGGAGCGTTTCTCGGGAGCGCGTTTGAAGCTTTGACAGTGGATTTCGAGAGTGGGGAAGCCGTGACAGGCGAGGATCTACATGGAGTTATGAGGGAGATAGGGGTTGATCAACTGTCTGTGGAAGATTGCCAGGCTATTGTTGCTTCCATGGATGCGGATGGGGATGGAGCTGTTTCCCTTGAGGAATTCAGGCTTATGCTTAATTCCTTCCTCTAG